CCCTGGGTCAGCTCCTTTTCGTGGGGGCCGTAGCGCAGGATGGTGCCGTAGCCGCCGGGGCCGGGGTTGCCGCGCGAAGAGCCGTCGGTGAAGAGGGTAATCAAGGTAGTAAAGGGTAGGCTGTGAAAAAGGCAAGAATAAAAGTCGTTTGTCATGCTGAGCTTGCGAAGCATGACAAACGACTTTTACTTCGTTACCTCTTCATTTCTAATCTTTTCGAAAAACTGCACCAGCGCTTCAAACGCGGTATCGGGCACGGCCGGGAAGTTGGCAATGCGCAGGCTCGTGGCCTTGTGGTCGCCGTAGCCCGAGCCCAGCTGCAGGCCGGCCTCGTCGCGGGCGCGGCGCTTCACCTCCTCGATGAGCGCGGGCGGGCCTTGCAGGCCGATGACGGTGGTGGAGCGCGCCTCGGGGTTGTCGATGAGCGGGCGCAGGCCCAGCGGCTGTACCTGCTCGAAGTAGTCGTAGAGCTTCTGGGCGCGCCCGGCCAGGTGCGGGGCAACGACTTTGATGGGTTCGCGGGCTTGCAGCACGCGGCTCAGCAGATAGATGCCCAGCACGTTGGGGGTGTGCGTGGTCTGGTAGTTGAGCATCTGCTTCACCATGCTGTTCAGGCTGTTGTAGTGCGCGTTGTCGCCCACCTCGCGGGCGCGGGCCACGGCGCGGGGCGAAAGCACCAGTAAGCCCAGGCCGGCGGGCAGGCCCAGGCACTTCTGCACCGAGCCGTACCACACGTCGGCCTTGATAAACTTGAGGGCCAGCCCGCCCAGGCTCGACGTGGCGTCGACGGCCAGCAGCGCGGGGCCTAGCCGGTTGAAGGTGTTGAGAATGAAGTTGTCGCGCAGCTGGGTGGCGGTGCTGGTTTCATTCTGAGTGAGGCACACCAGGTCGGTTTCCTCGGGGGTGAAGGGCAGCGTGGCCGGGTCGGGCACGTCGTTGATGTCGAAGCGCAGGCCGGTGCAGCCGGGCCGCAGGGCGCGGGCGTAGTCAAACCACTTCTGCCCAAACGACCCGTTGTAGAGGTGAAACGAGCGGCGCGGCGTCAG
The genomic region above belongs to Hymenobacter sp. BRD128 and contains:
- a CDS encoding aminotransferase class V-fold PLP-dependent enzyme, giving the protein MATLPTYTFNPGPAAVYPEVRQYLADAFEEGWLSAPHRSERFTALVRHCLDQARLKLNIPQDYTILFTSSATECWEILTQSLTPRRSFHLYNGSFGQKWFDYARALRPGCTGLRFDINDVPDPATLPFTPEETDLVCLTQNETSTATQLRDNFILNTFNRLGPALLAVDATSSLGGLALKFIKADVWYGSVQKCLGLPAGLGLLVLSPRAVARAREVGDNAHYNSLNSMVKQMLNYQTTHTPNVLGIYLLSRVLQAREPIKVVAPHLAGRAQKLYDYFEQVQPLGLRPLIDNPEARSTTVIGLQGPPALIEEVKRRARDEAGLQLGSGYGDHKATSLRIANFPAVPDTAFEALVQFFEKIRNEEVTK